One Pseudorasbora parva isolate DD20220531a chromosome 8, ASM2467924v1, whole genome shotgun sequence DNA window includes the following coding sequences:
- the or55c1 gene encoding olfactory receptor 52Z1P has product MGDQSNNMSFISFTDFQLIGFTDLKGYRTLLFFPFCIILIYTLFANCILMIVITKHRKLHAPMYILIGLIAALGFCVPIYFIPRMLVGFLWDWNTITRHECLIQMFCLHFSGCFQSSILLGMAVDRFFAIIYPLRYNNFVNLTNSLIFCAVLSIRNAVAIISMVGLVVPLTFCKTNMIYHSFCEHTSVVNLACNDISKNYLALTVAFGITSADCLVIFCSYVIIFVVIFRSPSGESRHKAIHTCTTHLMTIAIAYISVTAAFVGYRVATIPRDIRILTSTLYHLVPAICNPVIYGLRTTEIRTQIVKMFKCNKVTTY; this is encoded by the coding sequence ATGGGTGACCAATCCAACAACATGTCTTTCATCTCTTTTACTGATTTCCAGTTAATTGGATTCACAGACCTTAAAGGGTACCGGACGCTACTCTTCTTTCCTTTTTGCATCATCTTAATCTATACGTTATTTGCTAATTGCATTTTGATGATTGTCATTACAAAACATAGAAAATTGCATGCCCCCATGTATATTTTAATTGGACTGATTGCAGCTTTGGGGTTTTGTGTGCCAATATATTTTATTCCAAGGATGTTGGTCGGTTTTTTGTGGGACTGGAATACAATTACACGACATGAATGTCTAATACAAATGTTTTGTCTGCATTTTTCTGGTTGTTTTCAGTCCAGCATCTTGCTTGGGATGGCTGTGGATCGATTTTTTGCTATTATTTATCCTTTACGTTACAATAATTTTGTAAATTTGACAAACTCACTTATTTTCTGTGCAGTTCTTAGCATTCGGAACGCTGTTGCCATTATTAGCATGGTTGGACTTGTTGTGCCACTTACTTTTTGTAAAACAAACATGATATACCACAGTTTTTGTGAACATACATCTGTTGTCAATTTAGCTTGTAATGATATTTCTAAAAACTATTTAGCTCTTACAGTGGCTTTTGGTATAACATCTGCTGATTGTCTTGTGATATTTTGctcttatgtcataatttttgtTGTTATATTTCGCTCTCCTTCTGGTGAATCCCGCCACAAAGCCATTCACACATGCACCACACACTTAATGACCATAGCAATAGCTTATATCAGTGTTACTGCTGCATTTGTTGGGTATAGAGTAGCTACAATACCCAGAGATATCCGTATTTTAACTAGCACTTTGTATCACCTTGTACCTGCAATATGTAACCCTGTAATTTATGGTCTCAGAACCACAGAAATTAGAACTCAAattgttaaaatgtttaaatgtaataaagttacTACAtattaa